A region of the Synechococcus sp. PCC 7502 genome:
ACAAATTTTCAAATACATCTTTGGCAAATAGAACTTCACCAAATTTACTAAAGTCGGGCAGAATACCAATGAGATTTTGTAAGATGCCACTCTGTAGTAAGCCCACAAAAATAACTAAAGTTACTAAAACTAAAGAGCTACTAACCAGAATATTACCCAGCTTATCCATGCGTTGCTGTAGAGGCGTTGGCTCACTTTCCACATTTTGGATCATGGAGGCAATTTTACCCAACTCTGTTTCCATGCCGATCTCAGTCACCAGTAAAGTACCACGTCCTTGGATTACCTCTGTTCCTTGGAAAACAAAGTTATGGCGATCGCCCAAGGGTTCATTAATCGGCAAGACTAAATTGGCATCCTTATCCACAGCATTTGCCTCCCCTGTCAGGGCGGATTCGCGAATTTTTAAGTTTACTGATTCTAGTAGGCGTCCATCGGCAGAAACCTGTACTCCTGCTTCTAAAAACACAATATCCCCAGGTACTAGATCAAGGGATGAAATTTCTTGAATATTGCCATTTCTAAGCACTCTGGCATTGGGAGAAGACAGCTTTTTCAGGGCTGATAGCTCCTTTTCCGCTTTACTTTCTTGAGCAAAACCTAAAATGCCATTTAAAAATACAATGACAAAAATAGCGATCGCATCTTTAGGAAATTCACTTTTGCGCCAATCTAAAATACCTGAAATTACTGCTACCACCATCAGCATTACCAGCATAATATTGGTAAATTGATCGATAAAGATTTGGAAGTTAGTTCTCCCGACTTTACTAATAATTTCATTACGACCATACTGGGCTTGACGCTCCTGGACGGTGGAGATCGCTAAGCCTAAAGTTTGATCTACTGCCAAAAGTTCTATTGCTTCTGTGGATGAAATGTTATGCCAAGCGGTTTCCCCAGAAATCATGAGCATTCCTTAAAGTATTTGTACTGACTTTAATATTACTGGAAATTACGGTTCTAAGTCATTGCTGAAAATATCGCTGGAGATTGAGCAGATGATTCTCGTGAATTTTTACAGCAGGAAAATGCGATGATCAAGTCATGACATTAAGTACCGAGTTTATTAGGATGGTAATTTAAAACTATGGCGATCGCTACTACAAATCCCACCACAGGCGAGGTCATTCAGACTTTTACCCCATTAACTAGTGAGGAAATTTCCGCAAAAATTGCGATCGCGCACCAAGCATTTCATAGTTATAAATCTATACCCTTACCACAAAGATCAGAATGGCTGAAACAGGCGGCGGATATTTTAGAAGCAGATAAATACCGACTAGGAGCGATCGCTACCCTCGAAATGGGAAAAACCTTAAAAAGTGCCATTGCCGAAGTGGAAAAATGCGCCGTAGGCTGTCGTTACTATGCCGAACATGGTGCCAAATTTCTCCAAGATGTGACTGTACCCACCGATGCTAGGCTTAGCTTTGTCCGCTATCAACCCTTAGGAATTATTTTAGCGGTCATGCCTTGGAATTTTCCCTACTGGCAAGTATTTAGGTTTGCTGCTCCTGCTCTCATGGCTGGTAATGTGGGTTTACTTAAACATGCTTCTAATGTGCCGCAATGTGCCTTAGCGATCGCCGAAATTATCGAACAGGCAGGATTTCCATCGGGGGTATTTCAAACTCTTTTAATTGGCGCAGGACAAGTAGAACAGATTATGCGTGACCCTAGGGTTAAAGCCGCCACTCTTACTGGTAGTGAAGCTGCGGGACAGAGCTTAGCCACGATTGCAGGACATGAACTCAAAAAAACGGTTTTGGAACTGGGAGGCAGTGATCCGTTTATTGTCTTGAAAACTGCGAATATCGATTTGGCAGTCCAAACCGCAGTCTCAGCCCGCATGATTAATAATAGTCAATCCTGTATTGCTGCCAAACGCTTTATCTTAGAAGAGACGATCGCCGAAGAATTTCAAATAAAACTGGTACAGGCATACCAAAAGCTGAAAGTTGGTGACCCCATGCAGCCTGATACTGATTTGGGACCTTTAGCGACATCACAAATTCGTGCCGAAATCCATCAACAGGTTCAACATTCCCTTACCCAAGGTGCAAAACTATTAATTGGCGGAGAGTTTGATCCCGAACAAATTGGTAATTTTTATCCGCCCACAATCCTAACTAATATTCCAAAATCTGCTCCCGCTTATAGCGAAGAAATGTTTGGTCCCGTTGCCAGCCTATTTCGAGTTCCCGACCTAGATGCAGCGATCGCCCTTGCTAATGATACATCCCTAGGGTTAGGAGCCAGTGCCTGGACAGAAGATCAACATGAATGCGATCGCTTGGTGAATGAGATCGAGGCAGGATCGGTATTTATTAATGGCATGGTGAAATCCGATTGCAGTTTACCCTTTGGAGGCATTAAGCGATCGGGTTATGGGCGAGAGTTGGGGATGCTGGGGATGCAGGAGTTTTTAAATATTAAGACCGTTTGGATTAAATAGGCATTGACCAAATTCTCTAACTTTAATTTTCTAAATTTAACTCCAAATTTAAAAGTATATAAGTTTACAATTTGGTGATTTTAGGGAATTATTAACATGCAAGTGAATGTATAAGTTACTTGTTCAGTCGCAATGTCTAAGGCGATCACGATCTGGGGTAACTAATCAGGGGCGATCGCTTTGGGCTTCCTATCTTTATTATTACAACTAACAGCATCAGTTTAGGCAATTAATGGACGAAATCCATGCTTAATCGAAACTGCGCCAATCTTATCCATATTTTCAATGGTGATTTGGTTACGTCCCCAAGAAAAATTAGTATGCCAGCCTTCAAATTCCAACAACATGGACTCAGCAAAACAGGCAAATAGGTGGCGAGCAGGTGCACTCATACTAACAATATTCATGATTTTCCAGTCAATATCAATGGAATGCTCAACAATGCCACCATTAATCACATGGACATCAGGCACTTGAATTGCTGTAGCCATATTCTTGGGGTAACCACCATCAATCAAAATGCAGGGACGCTTGAGAGTGGATATATCTATTTCCATGCCCTTAGCCATACTTGCTACCCACACCACCACATCAGCAATGGGTAAAGCCTCTTCTATGCCCATCACCTTACCTCGTCCTAGTTGCGATCGCAGATCATGCAAGCGTTCTTGATTACGGGCTACTAATACTAATTCCTTAACATCGGTACGGGCATCTAACCATCTACATACAGCACTACCAATATCGCCTGTGGCACCACATACTGCAACAGTTGCCTTAGCTAAATCAATGCCAAATTTGCTGCAGCTTTCTTCAACTTGCCGACAGAGAATATAGGCGGTGTGGGTATTCCCCGTGGTGAACTTTTCGATTTCCAGATGAATGTTCCGAACTTGGCGAATTTGGCTCAGGTTAAAAGTTTCAAAAATAATCGAAGAAAATCCTCCTAAAGCCGTAATATCAATACCCTGCTTTTGGGCATAGACCATAGCATTAATAATCTTACGAGTGGCAGCCTTAAACTGTTTTGCGGCAAGCATTTCAGGTAAAAAGCAAGATTCTACATATTTACCTTGGATCACTTGCCCTGTGATACTAGTTACAGTAATGTCATCTACAATTTGCGGCGGAGCCATGCACCAAAACTCTAGCCCCTGTCCTGCATATTCGTCATAGCCTAAGTCCTTTGCCACAGCCTGAGCATGGGCGAGACTGGTGAGATGTCCGATCAAACCAAACATTAAATTTTTAGTACTCTTGTTACTGGAAGAAATTTATTGAAAGAATATTGTTATTCGAAGAATTTACGAGCAGAAACATTGATTTTGCCTAAATTTAAGCAGCAACTAAACCCATAGCCGACATTTTCATGATTTCACGGGTGTTAAAGCCAATCTTACCCAGACTTTCGCCATATTGAATCATAAAATCTTCTACCAGGGCATCTTTTTCCATCCCTAAGACTTTGGCATCCTTTGCTACTTGATTCAGCATCTTCCAAACTAGGGGTAGGTTTTGCCTGTTAGCTATTTCTAATTGATTTTTAGCGGTTTCAAAGTTTTCTTGGAGCCAAACTTCCCCAAAATTCAGGTGCAAATATTCATCTTTAACTACACCTTCGGTAATTTTACGGGCAAAGTCATCGGCAACGGGAATATAGATATTATAGGCAGCGATCGCAAAGCACTCAATAATTAAAGATTGAATCAAAAGACAAGTAACAACATCGGTAATCGCAAATGCTTTTTGAAAGTTCCCATGCAAAGCATTAAAAAACTCCTTAGCAAACTGCATATCTGGAATTACACTGAGATTACGCCCACATGCTTCAAATCCCTTCTTGTGGCGATTCTCCATTTTTGCCAACCCTGCTAACTCTGTTTTCAGTTCAGGTAATAACTCCCCCAGTTGCAGATAGTTATCATGTGCCTCTTGCTCGCCTTCAATCACGATCGCATTAATTCTGCTGTAGGCATCACGATAGGTGTCAGAACGATAATCTATATCAATATTTTCATCTGCAAATGCTGCAAATATTTGACCTATCATGGGTACCTCTAAATTTAATAATGCTTTAGTTATTCTATGCTATAGACGCAGTGTTGTTAAAAACTTTCTGGATTATTAGCGTGGATAGAGTTGCATTAACTTTTCTACTTCCTCAGCATGGTAAGAACTCCGAGTTAAGGGCGAAGAGACAACCTGTAAAAATCCCATTTCTTCACCTACTTTTTGCCAACTTGCAAAGCGATCGGGATGCACAAATTCTTGCACATTGAGGTGTTTCTGGGACGGCTGTAAATACTGCCCAATGGTCAAAATATCACAGTCAATCTGTCTTAAGTCTTGCATCACCTCAATTACCTCAGTCTCGGTTTCGCCTAGCCCTACCATTAGACCCGATTTGGTATATACCCACGGTGCTAATTCTTTGGTAAGTCGCAGCAGTTCCATTGTGCGCTGGTAATCTCCCTGAGGACGTGTGCGTTTATATAATCTGGGGACGGTTTCAGTATTGTGATTAAGGACATGGGGGTGGGCAGATAAAATTGTCTCTAACGCTTGCCAATTGCCGCACAGGTCGGGAATTAGGACTTCTATGGTGGTCTTAGGCATGAGCTTTTTAACTTTCTCAATACACTTTATAAACTGCGAAGCTCCACCATCTGCCAAGTCATCTCGATTCACAGAGGTAATTACCACATGCTTTAACCCTAAGCGTTGGACTGCGATTGCTAGGCGATCAGGTTCGGTAGGATCAAGGGCTTGGGGCTTTTTTTCAAAATCAATATCGCAGTAAGGGCAGGCACGGGTGCAGGCGGGACCCATGATCAAAAATGTGGCGGTACCAATGCTAAAACATTCACCAATATTAGGGCAGGATGCTTCTTCACACACAGTATTTAAGCCCAAATCTCGCAGGGTTTCCTTAACACTACCCACTCTTTGCCATTGGGGTGCTTTCACTCTAAGCCAGTCGGGTTTAACTACCATTTCTCTGCATTAACTAAAAAAACTAACTAAAATATAATTCTGGATACTTATCCCAAAATATCCTTTACTGCAATTTCGACCCCTAAAACTGAAGCCATATCACTCCCATCTAGACTCTCTGTATTCTTATATCCCCTCAGATTAGGATTTGTATATCTGATCAGGTTTTTATTATTGACATCAATTAACCATGCTTCAGGAATTCCAAATTCTGCATACAAAGGTATCTTAATGTCACGATCATAGTTAATGGTGCTATCTGCCACTTCAATAATTAATAGAATATCCTCTGGGATAGGTAATCTCTCCGCATAAAAATCATCACGCAATTTTAAAAGAGTTAAATCTGGCTGTGGTTCAGAGCCATCGTCTAACATAATAGAATTTTGTGTCCAGATAATTGATCTGTTTGCAAAATTTTGATGCAACAAGTATTGCAGTTTGGCAACACAAGCAGCGTGCTTTCTCCCAATCGGTGACATTTTAATAATTTCTCCTTTAATTAACTCTAGGCGAGTTTCGGGAACAAATACACCTGCGATCGCCATCAGGTGATACTGTTCGGAGCTAAATTTATGGGTGGTAACAGTCATATTTTTAAGTATGTCCTATTAGAACTATTTATATTTTATCTTTCTTCTGCTAGAGGACGATTGAAATTAGAATTAAGACCACTTTTCTGGGTATGATTTGAAAATAATACATTTCATCTAAAATCACGCAGCAATTAAAAATGGTAATTAAAGTAGGAATCCTTGGGTTTGGCGGTTTAGGACAAGCAGCACTCAAATTATTAAGCACCAAACAGGAAATGCTTTGTGTTGCCCTTGCCGATCAAAAAGGTTATGTATATGCTTCTCAAGGTATAGATGTTAATAAGGCGATCGCTACATACCAAGCAAAAGGATCTGTGGGTTATTTAGAATCAGGAGTTTTAAGTGATCAAAGCATCAAAGCATTAATTAGTAATCCCAACCATAATGTTAGTGGCTATTTTCTGGCATTACCAAATTTACCGAATACTTTTATGGCAAGTGTAGCTAAGGAATTTATTAGCTCTGGCTGGCAAGGAGTTTTAGTAGATGCCATTAAGCGCACCAGTGCCGTTGAGCAACTCATTGGTTTATCTGAGGACTTAAAGGCAAGTGGCATTACCTATCTGACAGGTTGTGGAGCTACACCAGGTTTATTAACAGCAGCAGCAGCGATTGCCGCCCAAAGTTTTGCCGAAGTTCATAAAGTTGAAATTCAATTTGGGGTAGGAATTGCTAACTGGTCTGCCTATCGTGCCACAATTCGGGAAGATATTGCCCACATGCCCGGTTATACAGTGGATATTGCCCAAGCCATGACCGATGCTGAGGTAGAGGCATTATTAGATAAAACCAATGGTTTAATTACCCTTGAGCATATGGAACATGCCGATGATATTTTGTTGGAAAGATTAGGAATTTGCAGCCGTGATCGCGTTACTGTGGGTGGTGTTGTTGATACTCGTAATCCTAAAAAACCCCTCAGCACTAATATGAAATTAACAGGTCGCACCTTTGAGGGCAAAATTTCTACCCATACTTTTACACTTGGCGATGAAACCAGTATGGCAGCAAATGTCTGTGGTACTGCCTTTGGCTATCTTAAAGCGGCTCAAGCTTTCCATCAGAAATCAATCCACGGGCTATTCACCTCAGCCGAAGTGATGCCTTTGTTTGTTCAGTGATTTTCTGAAGTAGGAGATTTAGGTAACTCTCATAACTAACTTTTTCAAAATCTAGTTCTTCAAAATCTTGCCTAAAGATGCTAAAATGCGGAT
Encoded here:
- a CDS encoding saccharopine dehydrogenase-like oxidoreductase, translating into MVIKVGILGFGGLGQAALKLLSTKQEMLCVALADQKGYVYASQGIDVNKAIATYQAKGSVGYLESGVLSDQSIKALISNPNHNVSGYFLALPNLPNTFMASVAKEFISSGWQGVLVDAIKRTSAVEQLIGLSEDLKASGITYLTGCGATPGLLTAAAAIAAQSFAEVHKVEIQFGVGIANWSAYRATIREDIAHMPGYTVDIAQAMTDAEVEALLDKTNGLITLEHMEHADDILLERLGICSRDRVTVGGVVDTRNPKKPLSTNMKLTGRTFEGKISTHTFTLGDETSMAANVCGTAFGYLKAAQAFHQKSIHGLFTSAEVMPLFVQ
- a CDS encoding long-chain acyl-[acyl-carrier-protein] reductase — encoded protein: MFGLIGHLTSLAHAQAVAKDLGYDEYAGQGLEFWCMAPPQIVDDITVTSITGQVIQGKYVESCFLPEMLAAKQFKAATRKIINAMVYAQKQGIDITALGGFSSIIFETFNLSQIRQVRNIHLEIEKFTTGNTHTAYILCRQVEESCSKFGIDLAKATVAVCGATGDIGSAVCRWLDARTDVKELVLVARNQERLHDLRSQLGRGKVMGIEEALPIADVVVWVASMAKGMEIDISTLKRPCILIDGGYPKNMATAIQVPDVHVINGGIVEHSIDIDWKIMNIVSMSAPARHLFACFAESMLLEFEGWHTNFSWGRNQITIENMDKIGAVSIKHGFRPLIA
- a CDS encoding Uma2 family endonuclease, with protein sequence MTVTTHKFSSEQYHLMAIAGVFVPETRLELIKGEIIKMSPIGRKHAACVAKLQYLLHQNFANRSIIWTQNSIMLDDGSEPQPDLTLLKLRDDFYAERLPIPEDILLIIEVADSTINYDRDIKIPLYAEFGIPEAWLIDVNNKNLIRYTNPNLRGYKNTESLDGSDMASVLGVEIAVKDILG
- a CDS encoding NAD-dependent succinate-semialdehyde dehydrogenase, yielding MAIATTNPTTGEVIQTFTPLTSEEISAKIAIAHQAFHSYKSIPLPQRSEWLKQAADILEADKYRLGAIATLEMGKTLKSAIAEVEKCAVGCRYYAEHGAKFLQDVTVPTDARLSFVRYQPLGIILAVMPWNFPYWQVFRFAAPALMAGNVGLLKHASNVPQCALAIAEIIEQAGFPSGVFQTLLIGAGQVEQIMRDPRVKAATLTGSEAAGQSLATIAGHELKKTVLELGGSDPFIVLKTANIDLAVQTAVSARMINNSQSCIAAKRFILEETIAEEFQIKLVQAYQKLKVGDPMQPDTDLGPLATSQIRAEIHQQVQHSLTQGAKLLIGGEFDPEQIGNFYPPTILTNIPKSAPAYSEEMFGPVASLFRVPDLDAAIALANDTSLGLGASAWTEDQHECDRLVNEIEAGSVFINGMVKSDCSLPFGGIKRSGYGRELGMLGMQEFLNIKTVWIK
- a CDS encoding aldehyde oxygenase (deformylating), with the protein product MIGQIFAAFADENIDIDYRSDTYRDAYSRINAIVIEGEQEAHDNYLQLGELLPELKTELAGLAKMENRHKKGFEACGRNLSVIPDMQFAKEFFNALHGNFQKAFAITDVVTCLLIQSLIIECFAIAAYNIYIPVADDFARKITEGVVKDEYLHLNFGEVWLQENFETAKNQLEIANRQNLPLVWKMLNQVAKDAKVLGMEKDALVEDFMIQYGESLGKIGFNTREIMKMSAMGLVAA
- the lipA gene encoding lipoyl synthase encodes the protein MVVKPDWLRVKAPQWQRVGSVKETLRDLGLNTVCEEASCPNIGECFSIGTATFLIMGPACTRACPYCDIDFEKKPQALDPTEPDRLAIAVQRLGLKHVVITSVNRDDLADGGASQFIKCIEKVKKLMPKTTIEVLIPDLCGNWQALETILSAHPHVLNHNTETVPRLYKRTRPQGDYQRTMELLRLTKELAPWVYTKSGLMVGLGETETEVIEVMQDLRQIDCDILTIGQYLQPSQKHLNVQEFVHPDRFASWQKVGEEMGFLQVVSSPLTRSSYHAEEVEKLMQLYPR